The genomic segment TAATTACATTAATTAAGACTAAGGACTATCCCTCCACCATTTATTATCATGGTTTCCAAGGTACTGTGTCCTCACTTTCACAAAGGTTAAGCAATTTCGTTTCCTAATGGAACTTATATGCCATTCCCCAAAGGTAATTGTTTAAATAGGAATCCTTTGCTTACCACGTTCCGATACGATTAGCTATCATGTAAATCCTTAGGTACTTGCTATGAGCCAGTGAGAACTATAATGTCATCGTGCATTATCCCGATTTTCTTAGACTAGAATCATACTTATCGGTGTCCCACGTTACAGAATTTGTAACCCTACTTCTTTCGAGAGTAGTCAACTTATTGACCCGTACATTCGCAAGTTCGTCAGTCGTTGTTCACACACGACATTCTCACCATAGATTTCTTTTTCAGCCCCCCGGTCTATCTCCTAACCATATTCAAATTGCGAACTTAGGTTGGATTCAACCGACTTCACCAAGCTTCATACAACAATATTTCACCTAATATCATTGCATGTTGGAGTATTAGGGTAGATGTTTCAACTCAACATGAAGGTTTTCATTCCATCTATCATCGTATCAGTTGTAACTACTTGAATATTTTGTAGTTCGGACATTTCATGCTTTACGCACTTATAGTCCAACGTGTCGCACCTAGCCAGTAATAGAAAGGCACTGGACGTACATTTGAAGCCTTGTCCTCCACAGATGATGTATCCCTTCATATTACTCCTACGCTCTACAACCTTGCTCTGAGCCCCTTTAAACACCGCTCGTAATGTAGTAGATATCGTTAGAATTCCTTCATTAATATCACGAATAATATTAAGCAGCACATCTTTAGCACGCACAAAATCACGTGCATCATTTATTTCTGATGCTAATACAACTTTATGCAACTCATCCTTCAATTCATCTTTCATTGGTAAGCTGTGCATGAAGTCGAAAAGCGTTACTTGCCATTCGTTCATATACTCTTTTTTCTTCTCAGCTTGCAAAGCTAATTCGTCCCCGACGCTTATAATATTATTTGCTTGTTTAGAACTTAAGAGATTAAAAGATTCTAGTGAATCTCAGATTGTGGAGGGCTAATCAAGTCGTTATTGACTTCATCGACTGTCGCTCGTTGAGACACTTCCGATGGGACATTATCGTCTAAAGGTAAAATTTTATAGATGCTAGCACCTTTGATTCCGTTTAACTTTGTACCAGGTACTTTTTCGATGATGCCTAGTTCTGCCAACTTTTTAATGCTACGGTACACGGTCTTGGTAGAAATTCCAACTTGATCCGCAAAAGTTTCAGCTTTTAAATGTGAACCCCCTGGATACATTAATGAACGTGAAGCGAGTTTGAAAACGATGGCACGTTCTGATTCTGTTAAGTCAAAGTAATTTGCTGCAATGTGGTCCTCCACACTCTTATCCATATCTGCTACTGATTCAAATGTTTTGTATGCTGCTAAATATTCAAATGCCATCGTTTTCTCACCTCGCTTTCCGTTGTTATCATTTTCGACTTAGTGCCAGTTATGACCCGGTGTATAGTGCCACCAATCACCGTGCACAAAGTCGAAGGTTGAAAAGATCATCACTGACGGTATAGAAAAAGGGATGTGGATGGATTCGTTAAAAATACTCAAACCAATTTCTGAAATGAAAGAAGTTGACGGAGTAATTATCCACTGGTTGTACCCTCTTGTCGATCAGTACGGGAATGAAAAAGATGGCGAAGTCATGGTGTTCAACATCGAACGCGAAACGCTTGATAAAATTAACTGGGATAATTTCTTGACAGATAATTTCCCGAAGGTTGTAAATGATTATTTCGAACATCCAGCATTTAAGAAATGATAAGGAGTGACACAATGACTAAACATACTGTCGTCCACATCGATAAAGAAAAATCTTTAAATGAACAATGTTGGAATTAAGTGTTCGATTGACTAAGATACTTAAAAAGAATGACATTCACACGCTAGAAGACCTTATTACCAAAGACACCTTTGAACTGGAAGGAACGGGTCCAGTATTTAGAAAAGAATTAGAGGAAGTAATTAACGAGATTAAATTAGAAGTTAATAAATGAACAAAAACAACGACCTTTCCCTAATCTTTTATTAAAAGTCAAGAGATAACGTAGTGCACTTAATATATCAGTATACTTTATACAATGTGCAACATTATAATAAGCTATTTTGAAGCTGAACTAATTTTTGTATTAGTTCAGCTTTTATATCTGAAAATATTTATGAAATAAAAGTATAGTATATGTATTTTTTTATCCGTTCTTCAACTAATAGAGCAGGTTAGTTAAGTGAATAAAAGGTATATTTTTTTATAGAGGGCTAACGAGTACTTTAGTTGAACAATCTGCTGCCTTTCATGGCAGCTTGTTCAGCGATCCAATCGCTGTTTTTACGGATTAATCTCATGAATATTGCTAGAAAGTTCAGCAATATATCGATAGATAAGGAAGGCTATACATTGTAACCTATAAGTGAGGTGGTATCATTTATAAAATCGCATTGAAAAATAGAATGGTTTTGTATTATTTGGCAGGAGCCGGGATTTCACAATTGGGAAATGTAATTGCGGGGCTAGCGTTTCTTTTTTTATCCTATGAACTGACACAGTCGGCTATCCTCACTACTGTTATCGCAATTTCACAAGCTGTTCCTTACCTAATATTCG from the Sporosarcina psychrophila genome contains:
- a CDS encoding DNA-directed RNA polymerase subunit alpha C-terminal domain-containing protein, producing the protein MLELSVRLTKILKKNDIHTLEDLITKDTFELEGTGPVFRKELEEVINEIKLEVNK
- a CDS encoding helix-turn-helix domain-containing protein, yielding MAFEYLAAYKTFESVADMDKSVEDHIAANYFDLTESERAIVFKLASRSLMYPGGSHLKAETFADQVGISTKTVYRSIKKLAELGIIEKVPGTKLNGIKGASIYKILPLDDNVPSEVSQRATVDEVNNDLISPPQSEIH